A region from the Acyrthosiphon pisum isolate AL4f chromosome A1, pea_aphid_22Mar2018_4r6ur, whole genome shotgun sequence genome encodes:
- the cprr1-4 gene encoding RR1 cuticle protein 4 precursor → MSGSKVVMCLAGITALLMIAGCASQTVQPAPVQIVSPSPPSPYFNGFRPNGAYPQQYIGGPQQQFNGVLPPQFIGGPNFAQRFYNNGQNPAYNGQFVPILQQSFDLSPEGSYTFGYQSADGTQRQESGGLRYPAVQGYPPVMAVQGSYSAITPEGIPIEVSYVADENGYQPTGPGVHPAIQRAVAQQVAQAKLEPPQFNK, encoded by the exons ATGTCTGGCTCTAAAGTG GTAATGTGTCTCGCTGGAATAACTGCCCTGTTGATGATCGCGGGCTGCGCTTCGCAGACGGTGCAGCCTGCACCGGTGCAGATCGTTTCGCCATCGCCTCCGTCGCCTTATTTCAACGGCTTCAGACCGAACGGAGCGTACCCGCAACAGTACATCGGCGGACCACAGCAACAGTTCAACGGCGTGCTGCCGCCACAGTTCATCGGCGGACCCAACTTCGCTCAGCGTTTCTACAACAACGGGCAAAACCCCGCGTACAACGGACAGTTCGTGCCGATCTTACAGCAGTCGTTTGACCTCTCCCCGGAGGGCAGTTACACTTTCGG TTACCAGTCCGCCGACGGAACTCAGAGACAGGAATCGGGAGGTCTGAGATATCCCGCCGTACAAGGATACCCACCAGTGATGGCAGTCCAAGGATCGTACTCCGCCATAACTCCAGAAG gaATTCCAATTGAAGTTTCGTATGTAGCTGATGAAAATGGATATCAGCCAACCGGACCTGGAGTCCACCCGGCCATTCAACGAGCAGTAGCCCAACAAGTGGCCCAAGCTAAACTAGAACCACCACaattcaacaaataa
- the LOC100163720 gene encoding vacuolar protein sorting-associated protein 16 homolog, which yields MSLLTSEWVPYGTENYFRKLEMYSDMYWCNEIDISTSVVIAAPCGGPVIVIRDRTKLVSVKTVGKPIISVYTSSGKIISSFVWSSGHLINLGWSNNEEILCCQDDGLVLIYDLFGNYQHTFSMIKDRQGVKLLDARITSNFTRTIVAVLTETCNIYVMNDITKVKVHILPDIPDMNSLPNLWEIVLLERQTNILISTNHSLYSVSHAECKQQFIGFNDTDYNNDTSLSNSIKKICISADHKYIALLNNDNIIWIGSSDLRKVYRIYRKSFSSSIDQMAWCGTEGVALYFRSEETVMIIGKIEDQVSFIYTDPICLVSEIDCVRVIGAFSNDMLQLVPHYVQEIFRINSTSPSSYLVEASKQFERRNHRANEYIHLVNQMLETAVDHCIKAAGHEIDTSTQKLLMKAAQFGKTFLQNWNPEQYINLCRLLRVLNAVRDPKIGISITYPQLQKISVQTLLDKLVGQRHYYLALQASSYIRMSSNLGSSRILTHWAKFKVKQTQVDKEQLAITIADKLGKYSGVSYHSIAEMAANSGRIQLAIKLLDYETQVNLQIPLLLKYQQDTIALKKAVESGNTDLVYMVLLHMQTSMPLGKFQMEIKKSSVAQALYIKYCHQQSGYSLLDMYTQEDNHEELALYHITESIKSKNTKEMSVSINEAINCYKRTRDEFSLTTCESQIKLIRYQSSLEEKLKNDFRNLTLNDTLLKLIEINELKLADKLRSEFKVPERRYWWARLTILAKQQDWNELEKLSKVKKSPIGYEPFVDVCIEHGNKYEALKYLPKVRDDLKQNYSTKVTSMP from the exons ATGTCACTGCTTACATCTGAATGGGTTCCATATGGAACTGAAAATTACTTCAG GAAACTTGAAATGTATTCTGATATGTATTGGTGCAATGAAATAGATATTAGCACATCTGTTGTAATTGCAGCACCTTGTGGAGGACCAGTGATTGTTATACGTGATCGAACAAAATTGGTGTCCGTAAAAACAGTCGGAAAGCCAATAATTTCAGTATACACATCATCtggaaaaattatttcatctttTGTG tggaGTTCAGGCCATTTAATCAATTTAGGATGGTCAAACAATGaagaaatattatgttgccaAGATGATGGTTTGGTcttaatttatgatttgtttGGAAACTATCAGCATACGTTTAGTATGATAAAG gaCCGACAAGGTGTTAAGTTATTAGATGCAAGAATTACAAGTAACTTTACAAGAACTATTGTAGCAGTATTAACAGAGACCTGCAATATTTATGTCATGAATGATATTACAAAAGTAAAAGTTCACATTTTACCAGATATTCCAg ATATGAATAGTTTGCCAAATTTATGGGAAATAGTATTATTAGAAAGACAAACAAACATATTGATTTCAACAAATCATTCTTTGTATTCTGTTTCTCATGCTGAATGCAAACAACAA TTTATTGGATTTAATGACACAGATTATAACAATGATACAAGTCTTTCAAATTCAATTAAGAAAATCTGTATTTCAGCTGATCACAAATATATTGctctattaaataatgataatataatttggatCGGATCTTCAGATTTACGAAAAGTTTATAGAATTTATAGAAAATCGTTTTCTAGTTCCATTGATCAAATGGCTTG gtgTGGGACAGAAGGAGTTGCACTATATTTTAGATCGGAAGAAACAGTGATGATTATTGGTAAAATTGAGGATCAAGTATCTTTTATATATACCGACCCTATTTGTTTAGTATCAGAAATTGACTGTGTACGAGTAATAGGAGCGTTTTCAAATGATATGTTACAATTAGTACCTCATTATGTACAAGAAATTTTTCGTATTAATAGTACTAGCCCTAGTTCTTATTTAGTTGAGGCTTCTAAGCAATTTGag agAAGAAACCACCGAGCTaatgaatatatacatttagtaaATCAAATGTTGGAAACTGCAGTTGATCATTGTATCAAAGCTGCAGGACATGAGATTGATACTTCAACACAGAAGTTATTGATGaaa GCTGCTCAATTTGGAAAAACATTTTTGCAAAACTGGAATCCAgaacaatatataaatctatGTAGATTACTCAGAGTTCTAAACGCTGTCCGAGATCCAAAAATTGGTATTTCTATAACATATCCTCA gCTGCAAAAAATATCAGTACAAACATTATTGGATAAACTTGTTGGTCAACGGCATTACTATTTAGCTTTACAAGCTTCCTCTTATATTCGTATGTCAAGCAATCTAGGATCTAGCCGTATTTTAACTCATTGGGCTAAGTTTaag GTGAAACAAACACAAGTAGATAAAGAACAATTAGCAATTACAATTGCTGATAAACTTGGAAAATATTCTGGAGTATCATATCATAGTATTGCAGAAATGGCTGCAAATAGTGGCAGAATACAACTTGCTATAAAA CTTTTAGATTATGAAACACAAGTCAATTTGCAAATaccattgttattaaaataccaaCAAGATACCATTGCTCTGAAAAAAGCTGTTGAAAGTGGAAATACTGATCTTGTTTATATGGTATTACTTCATATGCAAACTTCTATGCCTCTTGGAAAATTTCAA atggaaataaaaaaaagttctgtTGCTCAAGCtctttacataaaatattgtcatcAGCAATCAGGGTATTCACTGTTGGATATGTACACACAAGAAGATAATCATGAAGAGTTAGCACTTTATCATATCACTGAGTCGATAAAATCAAAA AACACTAAAGAAATGTCTGTATCAATTAATGAAGCAATTAACTGTTATAAAAGAACACGAGATGAATTTTCATTGACTACTTGTGAAAGCCAAATTAAGTTAATACGATATCAAAGCAGCTTAGAAGAAAAATTGAAGAATGATTTTCGTAATTTGACATTGAATGACACTCTTCTAAAgttaatagaaataaatgaaCTAAAACTTGCTGATAAATTACGTTCAGAATTCAAAGTCCCTGAAAGAAg gtATTGGTGGGCACGATTAACTATACTAGCTAAGCAACAAGATTGGAATGAACTTGAAAAgctatcaaaagtaaaaaagtcTCCAATTGGATACGAG ccGTTTGTAGATGTCTGTATTGAACATGGAAACAAATATGaagcattaaaatatttgcCAAAAGTAAGAGATGatcttaaacaaaattatagtacTAAAGTAACGTCAATGCCTTGA